Proteins encoded by one window of Streptomyces sp. ALI-76-A:
- a CDS encoding acetate--CoA ligase family protein, which yields MSEDRALRVRTLLDSVRAEGRTVLTAPEGKVIADAYGIAVPGEEVAADVDEAVAYAARFGGPVVMKIVSPDILHKTDAGGVIVGVEGAADVRAAFHRIVDNARAYDADARIEGVQVQELLPKGQEVIVGAVTDPTFGKVVAFGLGGVLVEVFKDVTFRLAPVDADEALSMLDSIRSAQVLRGVRGGPAVDRWAVAEQIRRVSQLVTDFPEISEVDLNPVIATPEAAVAADIRVILAESQPAPRRRYSRTEILTSMRRLMQPGAVAVIGASNEQGKIGNSVMRNLVDGGFAGEIHPVNPKADDILGRKAYKSVTDVPGEVDVAVFAIPAPFVASALEEVGRKGIPNAVLIPSGFAETGEHALQAEIVAIAERHGVRLLGPNIYGYYSTWHDLCATFCTPYDVKGGVALTSQSGGIGMAVLGFARTTKTGVSAIVGLGNKSDLDEDDLLTWFAEDPHTECVAMHLEDLKDGRAFVEAARATVPRKPVVVLKAGRTAAGARAAGSHTGALAGDDAVYDDILKQAGVIRAPGLNDMLEYARGLPVLPAPQGDNIVIITGAGGSGVLLSDAVTDNGLTLMEIPPDLDEAFRRFIPPFGAAGNPVDITGGEPPSTYEATIRLGLEDPRVHALVLGYWHTIVTPPMVFAELTARVVAEFRERGIEKPVVASLAGDVEVEEACQYLYERGVVAYPYTTETPVAVLGAKYRWARAAGLLGGGS from the coding sequence ATGTCCGAAGACCGCGCTCTGCGGGTGCGCACGCTGCTCGACTCCGTGCGGGCCGAGGGACGCACGGTGCTGACCGCGCCCGAGGGCAAGGTGATCGCCGACGCGTACGGGATCGCCGTACCCGGTGAGGAGGTGGCCGCAGACGTCGACGAGGCGGTGGCGTACGCGGCACGCTTCGGCGGACCGGTCGTGATGAAGATCGTCTCTCCGGACATCCTGCACAAGACCGACGCGGGCGGCGTGATCGTCGGTGTCGAGGGCGCGGCGGACGTACGGGCCGCCTTCCACCGGATCGTCGACAACGCGCGCGCGTACGACGCGGACGCCCGTATCGAGGGCGTCCAGGTGCAGGAGCTGCTGCCCAAGGGGCAGGAGGTCATCGTCGGCGCGGTGACGGATCCGACGTTCGGGAAGGTGGTGGCGTTCGGGCTGGGCGGGGTGCTGGTCGAGGTCTTCAAGGACGTCACGTTCCGGCTCGCGCCCGTGGACGCCGACGAGGCGCTGTCCATGCTGGACTCGATCCGGTCGGCTCAGGTCCTGCGTGGGGTGCGGGGCGGGCCGGCCGTGGACCGGTGGGCGGTCGCCGAGCAGATCCGACGCGTGTCCCAGCTCGTCACGGACTTCCCGGAGATCTCGGAAGTGGACCTCAACCCGGTGATCGCGACACCGGAGGCCGCCGTCGCCGCCGACATCCGGGTCATCCTCGCCGAGTCGCAGCCCGCGCCCCGGCGGCGGTACTCGCGTACGGAGATCCTCACCTCCATGCGCCGGCTGATGCAGCCGGGCGCGGTCGCGGTGATCGGTGCCTCCAACGAGCAGGGCAAGATCGGCAACTCGGTGATGCGCAACCTCGTCGACGGCGGCTTCGCCGGGGAGATCCACCCGGTGAACCCCAAGGCCGATGACATTCTCGGCCGCAAGGCGTACAAGAGTGTCACCGACGTTCCCGGTGAGGTGGATGTGGCGGTCTTCGCGATCCCCGCCCCGTTCGTGGCCTCGGCCCTGGAGGAGGTGGGACGCAAGGGGATCCCGAACGCCGTGCTGATCCCCTCGGGCTTCGCGGAGACCGGTGAGCACGCCCTCCAGGCGGAGATCGTGGCGATCGCCGAACGGCACGGTGTCCGGCTGCTCGGGCCGAACATCTACGGCTACTACTCGACCTGGCACGACCTGTGCGCCACGTTCTGCACGCCGTACGACGTCAAGGGCGGGGTGGCGCTGACCTCGCAGTCCGGTGGCATCGGGATGGCCGTCCTGGGCTTCGCCCGGACCACGAAGACGGGCGTGTCGGCGATCGTCGGACTCGGCAACAAGTCGGACCTGGACGAGGACGACCTGCTGACCTGGTTCGCCGAGGACCCGCACACCGAGTGCGTGGCGATGCACCTGGAGGACCTCAAGGACGGGCGCGCCTTCGTCGAGGCCGCGCGGGCGACCGTGCCCAGGAAGCCGGTCGTCGTCCTGAAGGCGGGACGTACGGCGGCGGGCGCGCGGGCCGCCGGGTCGCACACCGGGGCCCTGGCCGGGGACGACGCCGTGTACGACGACATCCTGAAGCAGGCCGGTGTCATCCGGGCGCCCGGTCTGAACGACATGCTGGAGTACGCGCGCGGGTTGCCGGTGCTCCCCGCCCCCCAGGGCGACAACATCGTGATCATCACGGGCGCCGGCGGCAGTGGCGTCCTGTTGTCGGACGCGGTCACGGACAACGGGCTCACCCTGATGGAGATCCCGCCGGACCTGGACGAGGCGTTCCGCAGGTTCATCCCGCCGTTCGGGGCCGCGGGCAATCCGGTGGACATCACCGGGGGTGAGCCGCCGTCGACGTACGAGGCGACGATCCGGCTGGGCCTGGAGGATCCGCGCGTCCACGCGCTCGTCCTCGGCTACTGGCACACCATCGTCACTCCCCCGATGGTCTTCGCGGAGCTCACCGCGCGCGTGGTGGCCGAGTTCCGGGAGCGGGGCATCGAGAAGCCCGTGGTGGCGTCGCTCGCGGGGGACGTCGAGGTCGAGGAGGCCTGCCAGTACCTCTACGAGCGCGGAGTCGTGGCGTACCCGTACACGACGGAGACGCCGGTGGCCGTGCTCGGCGCGAAGTACCGCTGGGCGCGGGCGGCGGGCCTGTTGGGGGGCGGCTCATGA